GTTATACTAAGCGATAGCGACGAAAGATCTTATATTTGAGGGGGAGCTATTTACCCCCTCAAGCTCCCTCAAACACCAAAAGGAATAAACAGCAAGATTCTTGCTTGGCTTTGCATTGTCAGAATGACGACAACGGAAGGGATTCCTTGCTACCTCTCGTAATGACGGAGTGGACTAAATGACAAGAAGGGCAGATTACAAGGGGCGAAAAACGCCTGAGATTCCTTGCTACTACTCGTAATAACGACAGATGACTTCGCCTCAGAATGACACCACCACGTCATCCTGAGGAGCGAAAGCGACGAAGGATCTCATATTTAAGGTGGGACACCCCCTCAAAACTCCTCAGAAAACATAAACAACTACTATAATTTAGAGTGTTTTGTCTAGTTTAATGTTTTTATTCTGCCATTTTATCGGTAAGTAATCCTTAAAATCTTTTATTCTACTGTAACTGATTTTGCTAAGTTTCTTGGCTTGTCTATGTCTAATCCACGTGCTTCAGCCATATAGTAAGCAAACAGTTGCAGAGGTATTACAGAAACAATTGGTGAAAGATCATCAAAAACATTATCTACAAAGAAAGTTACATCTGCAACTTCTTTTGTTTTTTCATCATTCTTTTTGCAGATTGCAAGGACTTTTCCTCCCCTTGCCTTTACTTCTTTTATATTACTTATGGTTTTATCTTGAAGCTGTGAGTAAGTGTTTATTGCAATTACAAGTGAGTTTGGAGTGATGAGGGCAAGTGGTCCGTGTTTGAGTTCTCCTGCAGGGTATCCTTCCGCATGCACATAGGCAATTTCTTTTAATTTTAACGCTCCTTCTAAAGAAAGAGCAAAATCTAAATTCCTCCCTATAAAGAATGTCTCATCGATATTTTTGGTATTGTAAATAAATTCGACAATCCGTTCTTTATTGTTAATGATGTTTCTTGCATACTCTTCGAGTTTTAAAAATTCTGAAATTAGCAATTGTTCTTTTGCCTCATCGAGTTTGTTTAGAAGTTTTGCAATATAGAGTAATGATAAAATAATTACTTCTACCTGAGCTACATATGCTTTTGTTGAAGCAACGGCAATTTCTGGTCCTGCGTGTATGTAGACAACTTTGTCTACTTCTCTTGCAACAGAACTGCCAACAACGTTAACAATGCCGATAGTTTTAGCACCTTTTTCTCTTGCTATTCTTAATGCTGCAAGTGTATCTGCTGTTTCTCCCGATTGGCTTATCACAAATACAAGTGTTTTATCGTCTATAATAGGGTCTCTATAACGGAATTCAGAAGCAACTTCAGAAAATGCAGGAATTTTTAAATATTTTTCAGTAAGATATTTTCCTACAAGCCCTGCATGGTAAGCTGTGCCACAAGCAACAAAATATATTT
This DNA window, taken from Caldisericaceae bacterium, encodes the following:
- the glmS gene encoding glutamine--fructose-6-phosphate transaminase (isomerizing), which codes for MCGIVGYVGDKEALPILIDSLKRLEYRGYDSAGVAILGEKLKVVKTAGRIKDLETKLKDQNLEGLIGIAHTRWATHGVPNDTNAHPHFSESKNIVVIHNGIIENYLELKAMLMKKGKNFITETDTEVIAHLIEEFYEGELLAAVQKAISLLEGSYAIAVLSKDEKDHFVCARKDSPLIAGIGKGENFIASDIPAVLPYTNDIIIFENGDIIDVYKDSIKIYDKSLKEIKRSIQKIDWNIQDAQKGGFKHFMLKEIFEEPDVIREAMRGRIKNNKIVVEEFDFEANFLQKINQIYFVACGTAYHAGLVGKYLTEKYLKIPAFSEVASEFRYRDPIIDDKTLVFVISQSGETADTLAALRIAREKGAKTIGIVNVVGSSVAREVDKVVYIHAGPEIAVASTKAYVAQVEVIILSLLYIAKLLNKLDEAKEQLLISEFLKLEEYARNIINNKERIVEFIYNTKNIDETFFIGRNLDFALSLEGALKLKEIAYVHAEGYPAGELKHGPLALITPNSLVIAINTYSQLQDKTISNIKEVKARGGKVLAICKKNDEKTKEVADVTFFVDNVFDDLSPIVSVIPLQLFAYYMAEARGLDIDKPRNLAKSVTVE